A window of Streptomyces armeniacus contains these coding sequences:
- a CDS encoding DegT/DnrJ/EryC1/StrS family aminotransferase: protein MTIPFLDLRAAYVELRTEIDAAVRRVLDSGWYLFGPELEAFEAEFAAYCGAGHCVAVGSGIDALALTLRAQGVGPGDEVIVPANTFIASWLAVSASGAVPVPVEPDERTCNLDPARIEAAVTPRTKAVMPVHLYGQPADMSAVWEAADRHGLAVLEDAAQAQGARYHGRRVGSGRAPAAFSFYPGKNLGAMGDAGAVVTSDAALADRVRLLRNYGSRVKYEHEVKGTNSRLDDIQAAVLRVKLSRLDEWNARRAAVAARYLAGLADVDGLALPYTEPWAETSWHLFVVRTDRREVLRTALTDAGIGTLIHYPVPAHLSGAYAELAYPRGAFPLSERLSEEVLSLPNGPHMTDGAVDEVIASVRKALSALSARPRERRTAAPAG from the coding sequence ATGACCATTCCCTTTCTCGATCTGCGCGCCGCCTACGTGGAGCTCCGTACGGAGATCGACGCGGCCGTGCGGCGGGTGCTGGATTCCGGCTGGTACCTCTTCGGGCCCGAACTGGAGGCGTTCGAGGCGGAGTTCGCCGCGTACTGCGGCGCCGGGCACTGTGTGGCCGTCGGCAGCGGCATCGACGCGCTGGCGCTCACGCTGCGCGCCCAGGGCGTCGGGCCGGGCGACGAGGTGATCGTGCCCGCGAACACCTTCATCGCCTCGTGGCTGGCGGTGTCCGCGAGCGGCGCCGTGCCGGTGCCGGTGGAGCCGGACGAGCGGACGTGCAACCTCGACCCCGCCCGGATCGAGGCCGCCGTCACGCCGCGCACGAAGGCCGTCATGCCGGTGCACCTGTACGGGCAGCCCGCCGACATGAGCGCCGTCTGGGAGGCCGCGGACCGGCACGGCCTGGCCGTGCTGGAGGACGCGGCGCAGGCGCAGGGCGCGCGGTACCACGGCCGCAGGGTCGGTTCGGGGCGCGCGCCCGCGGCGTTCAGCTTCTACCCGGGGAAGAACCTCGGCGCGATGGGCGACGCCGGCGCCGTGGTCACGTCGGACGCCGCGCTGGCGGACCGCGTCCGGCTGCTGCGCAACTACGGCAGCCGCGTCAAGTACGAGCACGAGGTCAAGGGCACCAACTCGCGGCTGGACGACATCCAGGCCGCCGTGCTCCGCGTGAAGCTGTCCCGGCTGGACGAGTGGAACGCGCGGCGCGCCGCCGTCGCCGCCCGCTATCTGGCGGGGCTGGCGGACGTGGACGGGCTGGCGCTGCCGTACACGGAGCCGTGGGCGGAGACGTCCTGGCACCTCTTCGTGGTCCGTACGGACCGGCGCGAGGTGCTGCGTACGGCCCTCACCGACGCGGGCATCGGCACGCTCATCCACTACCCGGTGCCGGCGCACCTGTCCGGCGCGTACGCCGAACTGGCGTACCCGCGGGGCGCGTTCCCGCTGTCGGAGCGGCTGTCCGAGGAGGTGCTGAGCCTGCCGAACGGCCCGCACATGACGGACGGGGCGGTGGACGAGGTGATCGCCTCGGTGCGGAAGGCGCTGTCCGCGCTGTCCGCGCGTCCGCGGGAGCGGCGTACGGCGGCGCCCGCCGGCTGA
- a CDS encoding type I polyketide synthase, whose protein sequence is MVKGNRSVQPPAAGAEPVAVIGLGCRFAGDVHSPEGFWELLLDGRDGIGEVPPERWEFYEAMGPDYAAALRRATRWGGYLSDIEGFDAEFFGLTPREAELMDPQQRILLEVTWEALEHAGIPPRELAGGGTGVFVGVGSDDYGRRMLEDLPRIEAWTGIGAAMCAVANRISYALDLRGPSLAVDTACSASLVAMHLACQSLRLEESSVAIAAGVNLIVSPGLTLTLDAAGAMAPDGRCKSFDASADGYGRGEGCGVLVLKRLADAERDGDRVLAVVSGSAVSQDGRTNGIMAPSGDAQQHVLERACRQAAVDPATVDYVEAHGTGTRLGDPLEASALSAVYGAGRDAGKPCLIGSVKSNIGHLEAAAGVASLIKAVLSLSNGEIPPTLNHTAGNPAVDWDTAGLRVVTDRTPWPRGERPRRAGVSGFGYGGTISHVLLEEAPAPAGGAAGTTAEDAAGDAAGRELAEAAAGAEAGEHGPAPRLFPLSAASEAALRQYAGDLAGWLTGLGSGASLDSVGHTLSQRRSHLPHRATVVASDRTELVAGLRRLAEGEAGPGLLTGTVPAATAQDAGLVWVFSGHGSQWTGMGRELLATEPAFASVIDSLEPVFLEEIGFSPRQVLADGDFEDVDRVQTMIFAMQLGLAEVWRARGVTPAAVIGHSVGEIAAAVTCGALTREEGARLICRRSVLLRRVAGKGAMAMASLSFADAQEKLAGRTDVVAAIASSPLSTVIAGDTAAVEKVIAQWKAEDIPMRRVASDVAFHSAHMDPLLAELSAAAGDLSPTGPVIPMYSTALEDPRATPTADGAYWAANLRNPVRLAAAVQAAAEDGYGAFLEVSAHPVVAHSVNETLPELGFDDAFTGSSLRRDQPERATLLAGAGALHCHGVPLDWARLHPRGDLVALPQVAWQRARHWRDAVPGGGGAGLRHDVDAHTLLGAESPVAGRQLRLWRTLLEDANRPYPGSHTINGVEIVPAAVLVNSFLSAASDGVRTPTLTDVSLRLPLTTAERREVQVLYDDAGARIASRVQEEDGPGAGTRQWLTHTTAHVAAGPAGAPPAALPEPDGAAEPADPGLVRRHLTSVGVPTMGFEWTVDELTRTGGGLRARVRTDQPEHAAPTWAPLLDAALSIAPAAYPGEAVLRMVAHVDEVHVAGEPPAEAVVDVALDPDEDDAVHVLIADAGGRVLARLAGLRYAGMDRDPSATATPEQLVHEMVWRPLDLAAADPEEAARRVVLVGADGDRTEELRALLAKAGADCAVVSGPEDLDAGAHFAAPADVLLLPAAEHGDGPVADAAVRSAWLLTRTAQRLAALDAAEPPRLWCVTSGVRESAHAAGLAQAPLWGLSRIVAGEHPELWGGLVDVPAGGPGTVAGTLLETLRAAPREDAVALRDGAAFTARLARPEGEPSGRPVECRADGTYLVTGGLGILGLEVARWLAERGARRLVLAGRRPFPVRADWDGRTDADVRRQIDGIRALEAAGVTVRTVALDVADAAEAARVLDPDALGLPPVRGVVHAAGVLDNRMLAGVDEASLRTVMRPKVAGAWTLHELFPPGSVDFLAFFSSCGQLLGLPGQASYGAANAFLDALAVHRRTAGHADTFSLGWTSWRGKGMAVNKVVDLELQARGVTDISVPEAFGAWDLAARHGAGSYAVLGLTALEPGGERLPLLSELSAGTEAGAAAGSPGAADELAGLAPEELRERLLEEVGGQIAAEMRLSAQRLDPRRSLAEQGLDSVMTVVIRRRLEKRFGQSLPATLLWHQPTVFAIAEHLAGLLSAADTEDTTATPDTAAADEPMPMVGA, encoded by the coding sequence ATGGTCAAGGGGAACCGGTCCGTACAACCGCCCGCAGCAGGCGCGGAACCCGTGGCGGTGATCGGGCTCGGCTGCCGGTTCGCCGGGGACGTCCACTCGCCCGAGGGGTTCTGGGAGCTGCTGCTCGACGGCCGCGACGGCATCGGCGAAGTGCCGCCGGAGCGGTGGGAGTTCTACGAGGCCATGGGCCCCGACTACGCCGCCGCGCTGCGCCGCGCCACCCGCTGGGGCGGCTACCTGTCGGACATCGAGGGCTTCGACGCCGAGTTCTTCGGCCTCACTCCGCGCGAGGCGGAGCTGATGGACCCGCAGCAGCGGATCCTGCTGGAGGTGACCTGGGAGGCGCTGGAGCACGCCGGCATCCCGCCGCGCGAGCTGGCGGGCGGCGGCACCGGCGTGTTCGTCGGGGTCGGCTCGGACGACTACGGCCGGCGGATGCTGGAGGACCTGCCGCGCATCGAGGCGTGGACGGGCATCGGCGCCGCCATGTGCGCGGTCGCGAACCGCATCTCGTACGCGCTGGATCTGCGCGGCCCGAGCCTCGCCGTGGACACCGCCTGCTCGGCGTCGCTGGTGGCGATGCATCTGGCGTGCCAGAGCCTGCGGCTGGAGGAGAGCTCCGTCGCGATCGCGGCCGGCGTCAACCTCATCGTGTCGCCCGGCCTGACGCTGACCCTCGACGCGGCGGGCGCGATGGCCCCGGACGGCCGCTGCAAGTCGTTCGACGCGTCGGCGGACGGGTACGGGCGCGGCGAGGGCTGCGGCGTTCTCGTACTCAAGCGGCTCGCGGACGCGGAGCGTGACGGTGACCGCGTGCTGGCCGTCGTGTCGGGCAGCGCGGTCAGCCAGGACGGCCGTACGAACGGCATCATGGCGCCGAGCGGAGACGCGCAGCAGCACGTGCTCGAACGGGCCTGCCGCCAGGCCGCCGTGGACCCGGCGACGGTGGACTACGTCGAGGCGCACGGCACCGGCACCCGGCTCGGCGACCCGCTGGAGGCATCGGCGCTCAGCGCCGTGTACGGGGCGGGCCGCGACGCGGGGAAGCCGTGCCTGATCGGCTCGGTGAAGTCCAACATCGGGCATCTGGAGGCCGCCGCGGGCGTCGCCAGCCTGATCAAGGCGGTGCTCTCGCTGAGCAACGGGGAGATCCCGCCGACCCTGAACCACACCGCGGGCAACCCGGCCGTCGACTGGGACACGGCCGGCCTGCGCGTCGTCACCGACCGCACCCCCTGGCCGCGCGGCGAGCGGCCACGGCGGGCCGGGGTGTCCGGCTTCGGCTACGGCGGGACGATCTCCCACGTCCTGCTGGAGGAGGCCCCGGCCCCCGCCGGCGGAGCCGCGGGGACCACCGCGGAGGATGCGGCGGGGGATGCGGCGGGCCGGGAGCTCGCCGAGGCCGCGGCAGGCGCCGAGGCCGGCGAACACGGCCCCGCGCCCCGGCTGTTCCCGCTGTCCGCCGCGTCCGAGGCGGCGCTGCGCCAGTACGCGGGCGATCTCGCCGGCTGGCTGACCGGGCTGGGCTCCGGCGCGTCGCTGGACTCGGTCGGGCACACCCTGTCGCAGCGCCGCTCCCATCTCCCGCACCGGGCGACGGTGGTGGCGTCCGACCGTACGGAGCTGGTGGCGGGCCTGCGCCGGCTGGCGGAGGGCGAAGCGGGCCCGGGCCTCCTCACGGGTACGGTGCCGGCCGCCACGGCGCAGGACGCGGGCCTGGTCTGGGTGTTCTCCGGGCACGGCTCGCAGTGGACGGGGATGGGCCGCGAACTCCTCGCCACGGAGCCGGCGTTCGCGTCGGTGATCGATTCGCTGGAGCCGGTCTTCCTGGAGGAGATCGGCTTCTCGCCGCGCCAGGTGCTGGCGGACGGCGACTTCGAGGACGTCGACCGCGTCCAGACCATGATCTTCGCGATGCAGCTGGGCCTGGCCGAGGTCTGGCGCGCCCGCGGCGTCACCCCCGCCGCCGTCATCGGGCACTCCGTCGGCGAGATCGCCGCCGCCGTCACCTGCGGCGCGCTGACCCGTGAGGAGGGCGCCCGGCTGATCTGCCGGCGCTCGGTGCTGCTGCGCCGGGTGGCGGGCAAGGGCGCCATGGCGATGGCGTCGCTGTCGTTCGCCGACGCGCAGGAGAAGCTGGCGGGGCGTACGGACGTGGTGGCCGCGATCGCCTCGTCGCCGCTGTCGACGGTCATAGCGGGAGACACGGCGGCCGTCGAGAAGGTGATCGCGCAGTGGAAGGCGGAGGACATCCCGATGCGCCGGGTGGCCTCCGATGTGGCGTTCCACAGCGCGCACATGGACCCGCTGCTCGCCGAACTGTCCGCCGCCGCAGGGGACCTCTCCCCCACCGGGCCGGTCATCCCGATGTACTCCACGGCGCTGGAGGACCCGCGGGCGACGCCCACGGCGGACGGCGCGTACTGGGCGGCGAACCTGCGGAATCCCGTAAGGCTCGCCGCGGCCGTCCAGGCGGCGGCCGAGGACGGGTACGGGGCGTTCCTGGAGGTCTCCGCGCATCCCGTGGTGGCGCACTCCGTCAACGAGACGCTGCCCGAACTCGGCTTCGACGACGCGTTCACGGGCTCCTCGCTGCGGCGCGACCAGCCGGAGCGCGCGACGCTCCTCGCGGGCGCCGGCGCGCTGCACTGCCACGGCGTGCCGCTGGACTGGGCGCGGCTGCACCCGCGCGGCGACCTGGTCGCGCTGCCGCAGGTCGCCTGGCAGCGCGCGCGGCACTGGCGGGACGCGGTGCCGGGCGGCGGCGGTGCGGGCCTGCGGCACGACGTGGACGCGCACACGCTGCTGGGCGCGGAGTCGCCGGTGGCCGGGCGGCAGCTGCGGCTGTGGCGGACGCTGCTGGAGGACGCGAACCGGCCGTACCCGGGCAGCCACACCATCAACGGCGTGGAGATCGTGCCCGCCGCCGTGCTCGTCAACTCTTTCCTGTCCGCGGCCTCGGACGGCGTACGCACGCCCACGCTGACCGACGTGTCGCTGCGGCTCCCGCTGACGACGGCGGAACGCCGCGAGGTGCAGGTGCTGTACGACGACGCCGGGGCGCGGATCGCGTCCCGCGTGCAGGAGGAGGACGGACCGGGCGCCGGCACCCGGCAGTGGCTCACGCACACCACCGCGCATGTCGCCGCCGGCCCGGCCGGCGCGCCGCCCGCGGCCCTGCCGGAGCCGGACGGCGCGGCGGAGCCCGCCGACCCCGGCCTGGTCCGGCGGCACCTGACGTCGGTCGGGGTGCCCACGATGGGCTTCGAATGGACGGTGGACGAACTGACGCGTACGGGCGGCGGGTTGCGCGCCCGCGTGCGTACGGACCAGCCGGAGCACGCCGCGCCGACCTGGGCGCCGCTGCTGGACGCGGCCCTGTCCATCGCGCCCGCCGCGTATCCGGGCGAGGCCGTGCTGCGCATGGTCGCGCACGTGGACGAGGTGCACGTCGCCGGTGAGCCGCCCGCGGAGGCGGTCGTCGACGTGGCGCTCGACCCGGACGAGGACGACGCCGTGCACGTGCTGATCGCCGACGCCGGCGGCCGTGTCCTGGCCCGGCTGGCGGGGCTGCGGTACGCGGGCATGGACCGCGATCCGTCGGCCACCGCGACGCCGGAGCAGCTGGTGCACGAGATGGTGTGGCGGCCGCTGGACCTCGCCGCCGCGGACCCGGAGGAGGCCGCGCGGCGCGTCGTCCTGGTCGGCGCGGACGGCGACCGGACGGAGGAGCTGCGCGCCCTGCTGGCCAAGGCCGGGGCCGACTGCGCCGTCGTCTCCGGCCCCGAAGACCTGGACGCGGGCGCGCACTTCGCCGCACCCGCCGACGTACTCCTGCTGCCCGCCGCGGAGCACGGGGACGGTCCCGTCGCCGACGCCGCGGTCCGCTCCGCGTGGCTGCTCACCCGCACCGCGCAGCGCCTGGCGGCCCTGGACGCGGCGGAGCCGCCGCGCCTGTGGTGCGTCACCTCCGGCGTACGGGAGAGCGCGCACGCGGCGGGCCTCGCGCAGGCGCCGCTGTGGGGACTGAGCCGGATCGTCGCGGGCGAGCACCCGGAGCTGTGGGGCGGCCTGGTCGACGTGCCGGCCGGCGGGCCCGGCACGGTCGCGGGCACCCTGCTGGAGACGCTGCGGGCGGCGCCCCGCGAGGACGCGGTCGCGCTGCGCGACGGCGCCGCGTTCACCGCCCGGCTGGCCAGGCCGGAGGGCGAGCCGTCGGGCCGCCCGGTGGAGTGCCGGGCCGACGGCACGTATCTGGTCACCGGCGGCCTGGGCATCCTCGGCCTGGAGGTCGCCCGCTGGCTGGCCGAACGGGGCGCGCGCCGCCTCGTACTGGCGGGCCGCCGGCCGTTCCCAGTCCGCGCGGACTGGGACGGGCGGACGGACGCGGACGTACGGCGGCAGATCGACGGCATACGCGCCCTGGAGGCGGCCGGAGTCACCGTCCGTACGGTCGCCCTGGACGTCGCCGACGCCGCGGAGGCCGCGCGGGTGCTGGACCCGGACGCGCTGGGCCTGCCGCCCGTACGGGGTGTGGTGCACGCGGCCGGTGTGCTGGACAACCGGATGCTGGCGGGCGTGGACGAGGCGTCGCTGCGTACGGTGATGCGGCCCAAGGTGGCGGGCGCGTGGACGCTGCACGAGCTGTTCCCGCCCGGCAGCGTCGACTTCCTCGCGTTCTTCTCCTCCTGCGGCCAGCTGCTCGGGCTGCCGGGCCAGGCCAGCTACGGCGCGGCGAACGCGTTCCTGGACGCCCTCGCCGTACACCGCCGTACGGCGGGCCACGCGGACACGTTCAGCCTCGGCTGGACGTCGTGGCGCGGCAAGGGCATGGCCGTCAACAAGGTCGTCGACCTGGAGCTGCAGGCGCGCGGCGTCACGGACATCTCGGTCCCGGAGGCGTTCGGCGCCTGGGACCTGGCGGCGCGGCACGGCGCCGGGTCGTACGCGGTGCTGGGGCTGACGGCGCTGGAGCCGGGCGGCGAACGGCTGCCGCTGCTGAGCGAGCTGTCGGCCGGTACGGAGGCCGGCGCGGCGGCCGGTTCGCCGGGCGCCGCGGACGAACTGGCCGGGCTGGCACCGGAGGAGCTGCGGGAGCGGCTGCTGGAGGAGGTCGGCGGGCAGATCGCCGCCGAGATGCGGCTGTCCGCGCAGCGCCTGGACCCGCGCCGGTCGCTGGCCGAGCAGGGGCTCGACTCGGTGATGACGGTGGTGATCCGGCGGCGCCTGGAGAAGCGGTTCGGGCAGAGCCTGCCCGCGACGCTGCTGTGGCACCAGCCGACGGTGTTCGCCATCGCGGAGCACCTGGCCGGGCTGCTGTCCGCCGCGGACACAGAGGACACCACCGCGACTCCCGACACCGCCGCGGCCGACGAGCCCATGCCCATGGTCGGCGCCTGA
- the hflX gene encoding GTPase HflX, producing MTISSSSKPYPGQRLAETDRRADALMEEDVAWSDDVDGERDGDQHDRSDRAALRRVAGLSTELQDVTEVEYRQLRLERVVLVGVWTSGTAQDADNSLAELAALAETAGAEVLDGVIQRRDKPDPATYIGSGKAQELRDLVLEAGADTVVCDGELSPGQLIHLEDIVKVKVVDRTALILDIFAQHAKSREGKAQVALAQMQYMLPRLRGWGQSLSRQMGGGGSGSAGGGMATRGPGETKIETDRRRIREKMAKMRREIAEMQTSRDIQRQDRKRHKVPSVAIAGYTNAGKSSLLNRLTGAGVLVENALFATLDPTVRRAETPSGRLYTLADTVGFVRHLPHHLVEAFRSTMEEVGDSDLILHVVDGSHPAPEEQLASVREVIRDVGAADVPEIVVINKADAADPLVLQRLLRLEKQALVVSARTGAGIDELLALLDQDLPRPSVELEVLVPYTQGALVSRAHAEGEVISEVHTEEGTLLKARVHEALAAELRAYAPAAPSAT from the coding sequence ATGACCATCTCCTCTTCTTCCAAGCCGTACCCCGGCCAGCGCCTCGCCGAGACGGACCGCCGAGCCGACGCCCTGATGGAAGAGGACGTGGCATGGAGTGACGACGTCGACGGTGAGCGCGACGGCGACCAGCACGACCGTTCCGACCGTGCGGCGCTGCGCCGCGTGGCCGGGCTCTCCACCGAGCTCCAGGACGTCACCGAGGTCGAGTACCGGCAGCTCCGGCTGGAGCGCGTGGTGCTCGTCGGCGTCTGGACCTCCGGCACGGCGCAGGACGCCGACAACTCCCTGGCGGAGCTGGCGGCGCTGGCCGAGACCGCGGGTGCCGAGGTGCTCGACGGCGTGATCCAGCGGCGCGACAAGCCGGACCCGGCGACGTACATCGGCTCCGGCAAGGCCCAGGAGCTGCGGGACCTCGTGCTCGAGGCCGGCGCCGACACCGTCGTCTGCGACGGTGAGCTGAGCCCGGGCCAGCTGATCCACCTCGAGGACATCGTCAAGGTCAAGGTGGTGGACCGCACCGCGCTGATCCTCGACATCTTCGCGCAGCACGCCAAGTCCCGTGAGGGCAAGGCCCAGGTGGCGCTGGCACAGATGCAGTACATGCTGCCGAGGCTGCGCGGCTGGGGCCAGTCGCTCTCCCGGCAGATGGGCGGCGGCGGTTCCGGTTCCGCGGGCGGCGGCATGGCCACGCGTGGTCCCGGTGAGACCAAGATCGAGACGGACCGCAGGCGCATCCGCGAGAAGATGGCGAAGATGCGCCGTGAGATCGCGGAGATGCAGACCAGCCGCGACATCCAGCGCCAGGACCGCAAGCGGCACAAGGTGCCGTCCGTGGCCATCGCCGGATACACGAACGCGGGCAAGTCCTCCCTGCTCAACCGGCTGACGGGCGCGGGCGTCCTGGTGGAGAACGCGCTGTTCGCCACCCTCGACCCCACCGTGCGCCGGGCGGAGACGCCGAGCGGGCGGCTGTACACGCTGGCGGACACCGTCGGCTTCGTACGGCATCTGCCGCACCACCTCGTGGAGGCGTTCCGGTCCACGATGGAGGAGGTCGGCGACTCCGATCTCATCCTCCACGTGGTCGACGGCTCGCACCCGGCGCCCGAGGAGCAGCTGGCCTCCGTACGCGAGGTCATCCGCGATGTCGGCGCCGCCGACGTGCCCGAGATCGTGGTGATCAACAAGGCGGACGCGGCCGATCCGCTCGTCCTGCAGCGGCTGCTGCGCCTGGAGAAGCAGGCCCTGGTCGTCTCCGCGCGCACCGGCGCGGGCATCGACGAGCTGCTGGCCCTGCTGGACCAGGACCTGCCGCGGCCCTCGGTCGAGCTCGAGGTGCTGGTGCCGTACACGCAGGGCGCGCTCGTCTCCCGTGCGCACGCCGAGGGCGAGGTGATCTCCGAGGTGCACACCGAGGAGGGCACGCTGCTCAAGGCGCGGGTGCACGAGGCGCTGGCCGCGGAGCTGCGGGCGTACGCGCCGGCGGCGCCGTCCGCCACGTAG
- a CDS encoding sugar 3,4-ketoisomerase yields the protein MEEAYPYEVSVGRIEPCRIIKVPEIVDSRGSLSAIEGGEALGFDFKRVYYLYNMPLGTVRGAHAHRNLQQLLLAMHGSFDVVVEDGSSKATFHLDNPTYGLYIGPMVWRNLVNFSPEAVGLVLASEHYDEADYYRHYDDFLRDARSLP from the coding sequence ATGGAGGAGGCATACCCGTACGAGGTCTCCGTCGGCCGGATCGAACCGTGCCGCATCATCAAGGTGCCGGAGATCGTGGACTCCCGCGGCAGCCTGTCGGCGATCGAGGGCGGCGAGGCACTCGGGTTCGACTTCAAGCGCGTCTACTACCTGTACAACATGCCGCTCGGCACCGTCCGCGGCGCCCACGCGCACCGCAATCTGCAGCAGCTCCTCCTCGCCATGCACGGCTCGTTCGACGTCGTCGTGGAGGACGGCAGCAGCAAGGCGACGTTTCACCTGGACAACCCGACGTACGGCCTCTACATCGGTCCGATGGTGTGGCGGAACCTCGTGAACTTCTCCCCCGAGGCGGTCGGGCTCGTCCTGGCCTCCGAGCACTACGACGAGGCCGACTACTACCGGCACTACGACGACTTCCTACGCGACGCGCGGAGCCTGCCATGA
- a CDS encoding ketoacyl-ACP synthase III family protein: MRTTDVFVKGIGVCLPEPVSVEWAVAQGLHPAGSAAAHGLTGATVAGDVPAPEMALRAAEDACKRGGQRPDEVDLLLYTDTWHQGPDGWQPQYYLQRHLVGDGVLAVETQHGCNGMFSALELAAAYLGADDARRAALIVSADNYGTPLVDRWNAGPGFVVGDAAASVVLSRDEGFARLLSVGSVTVPDGEELHRAGEPLFPPGATTGSTMDFNVRAAAFLAEAKARASAAGGGPSLWLRVHQKLAESVHRALAEADVELADIARVIFMNNDRETVGERCMGALGLPLSKSTWEYGRTVGHLGASDQIVSLNHLLETGELGPGDRVLLAGMAPGVTLSSAVVEIVGTPPWLG, from the coding sequence GTGCGTACAACGGATGTGTTCGTCAAGGGGATCGGCGTCTGTCTGCCGGAGCCCGTCAGCGTCGAGTGGGCCGTGGCCCAGGGGCTGCACCCCGCAGGCAGTGCCGCAGCGCACGGGCTCACGGGAGCCACGGTGGCGGGCGACGTCCCGGCCCCCGAGATGGCGCTGCGGGCGGCGGAGGACGCGTGCAAGCGGGGCGGGCAGCGGCCCGACGAGGTGGATCTGCTGCTCTACACGGACACCTGGCATCAGGGCCCGGACGGCTGGCAGCCGCAGTACTACCTGCAGCGGCACCTCGTCGGTGACGGCGTGCTCGCCGTGGAGACCCAGCACGGGTGCAACGGCATGTTCAGCGCGCTGGAGCTGGCGGCCGCCTACCTGGGCGCCGACGACGCGCGCCGGGCCGCGCTGATCGTCAGCGCGGACAACTACGGCACGCCGCTGGTGGACCGCTGGAACGCGGGCCCCGGCTTCGTCGTCGGGGACGCCGCCGCGTCCGTCGTCCTGAGCCGCGACGAGGGCTTCGCGCGGCTGCTGTCGGTGGGGTCCGTCACCGTCCCGGACGGCGAGGAACTGCACCGGGCGGGCGAGCCGCTGTTCCCGCCCGGCGCCACGACCGGCAGCACCATGGACTTCAACGTGCGGGCTGCCGCGTTCCTCGCCGAGGCGAAGGCGCGGGCGAGCGCGGCCGGCGGCGGGCCCTCGCTGTGGCTGCGCGTGCACCAGAAGCTGGCGGAGTCCGTGCACCGGGCGCTGGCCGAGGCTGACGTCGAACTGGCGGACATCGCCCGGGTGATCTTCATGAACAACGACCGGGAGACCGTCGGCGAGCGCTGCATGGGCGCCCTCGGCCTGCCGCTGTCCAAGTCCACCTGGGAGTACGGGCGCACCGTCGGCCATCTCGGCGCCAGCGACCAGATCGTCTCGCTGAACCACCTGCTCGAGACCGGTGAACTGGGGCCCGGTGACCGCGTGCTGCTGGCCGGCATGGCGCCCGGGGTCACCCTCTCGAGCGCGGTCGTCGAGATCGTCGGCACGCCCCCGTGGCTCGGCTGA
- a CDS encoding trypsin-like serine peptidase, producing the protein MSSTTYPRRRRHVFAATAVAAALALTVTACGGDDGDASAEGKPSASAEEAAKNDEGLADKLPEDLPSSLQDLDKWKNGGWKNWDKDEWLRKAEDFVNPYVPDHWKPERLKEAEGNDNTVTADVKTSAGSTDSEPSAVQAKPVKTPYTQNAAPAGKIFMETPEGPMVCSGTVVKDPRNPGKSNLVATAGHCIHGGQGKGWFRNVMFVPAYNNSGLPESQVNGAPQSDVHPYKDWWVEWIQTTAYWMEQGAASGGGGAQQDFAVMKVRSDQDTGKSLEETVGTAVKINFNAPSIERFTGMSSYGYPAEAPYKGARMFQCTDKPGRYTLDPSEEPMYRIGCTMTGGMSGGGIFASGSDGKAQLVSVNSLINRPDVSYAAGPRLGAAAKGVFDAISKKYAGKS; encoded by the coding sequence ATGTCATCCACAACGTATCCGCGCCGCCGGCGCCACGTGTTCGCGGCGACCGCCGTCGCCGCCGCCCTCGCCCTGACCGTCACCGCGTGCGGCGGTGACGACGGGGACGCCTCAGCCGAGGGCAAGCCCAGCGCCTCCGCCGAGGAAGCCGCCAAGAACGACGAGGGCCTCGCGGACAAGCTCCCCGAGGACCTGCCGTCCTCGCTCCAGGACCTCGACAAGTGGAAGAACGGGGGGTGGAAGAACTGGGACAAGGACGAATGGCTCCGCAAGGCCGAGGACTTCGTGAACCCCTACGTCCCCGACCACTGGAAGCCGGAGCGGCTGAAGGAAGCGGAGGGCAACGACAACACGGTGACGGCGGACGTCAAGACCTCCGCCGGCAGCACCGACAGCGAGCCCTCAGCGGTGCAGGCCAAGCCGGTCAAGACGCCGTACACGCAGAACGCGGCGCCCGCCGGGAAGATCTTCATGGAGACCCCCGAGGGCCCCATGGTCTGCTCCGGCACGGTGGTGAAGGACCCGCGGAACCCGGGCAAGTCCAACCTCGTCGCCACCGCCGGCCACTGCATACACGGCGGCCAGGGCAAGGGCTGGTTCCGGAACGTCATGTTCGTGCCCGCCTACAACAACAGCGGGCTGCCCGAGTCCCAGGTCAACGGCGCCCCGCAGAGCGATGTCCACCCGTACAAGGACTGGTGGGTGGAGTGGATCCAGACCACCGCGTACTGGATGGAGCAGGGCGCCGCGAGCGGCGGCGGGGGCGCGCAGCAGGACTTCGCGGTCATGAAGGTGCGTTCCGACCAGGACACCGGCAAGTCGCTGGAGGAGACGGTCGGCACCGCGGTGAAGATCAACTTCAACGCGCCGTCGATCGAACGGTTCACGGGCATGAGCTCGTACGGCTACCCCGCTGAGGCCCCGTACAAGGGCGCGCGGATGTTCCAGTGCACCGACAAGCCGGGCCGCTACACGCTGGACCCGTCCGAGGAGCCGATGTACCGCATCGGCTGCACCATGACGGGCGGCATGTCCGGCGGCGGCATCTTCGCCTCCGGCTCGGACGGCAAGGCCCAGCTGGTGTCGGTCAATTCGCTGATCAACCGGCCCGACGTCAGCTACGCCGCCGGGCCCCGGCTCGGTGCCGCGGCCAAGGGCGTCTTCGACGCGATCAGCAAGAAGTACGCGGGCAAGAGCTGA